A segment of the Doryrhamphus excisus isolate RoL2022-K1 chromosome 7, RoL_Dexc_1.0, whole genome shotgun sequence genome:
attttagtaaaaataaaacctttcTTGCAGCATTCCAAGTTGAGTCTCttgtaattacattacattttcaaTTTCAATGATTTCTTTTCATGAAGTGACTTTTTCTCACAGCATCTgcatttggtttgttttgttttgtaggaaaaggaaaatatttcattgtaaACAGTGAGCATTTGATGGTGGTGGGAATAATGGATTCAGTACATTTTGGTAATTCAGACCTTCTGTATTACGACTTTACTCTCATGATATAAGTATAactataagtataagtataacgTTTATCTCACCTCCTTCTTTGGGCAACCAGGAGTATGTCATGTCCTGATATGGAGTGTTTCCTCACCATACCCAATGAGCACAATGCGCCACAACCTTTCTAGAAAGTTTATTCACCAACACAAGTGCGCACAATTCATGAATCCGTCATTTCTTCccgacaaaaacaaagaaaaaacccACCAATGAGGGCGAGTCATTTCTAAAAgaatgtcaaaaaaacacattactaCATTTGCACGATAAAACGCGGACAATAATGATGCAGTCTTTGGCcacaaaaagagcaaaaataagcaattagaaaaaaaaaacgcaaaaaatgacacaaatggggaaaaaaggttTGACCATCAGGATATATTGCAGCGTcgatttttaattttacatttttccatTCAGTTCATAGGTGTGCTGGATTTTGCATCTGGTGGACCATCTGGCTTCTAAAAAATAGAGAACACGcacaaaatgttcatttttttaaatacttttcgCTGTAAAATTGAAGACACGAACCTTGTCCAGGTTTCTTCTGGTGTCTTCCGTCCTCGCTCGCGTCACCACGGTCGTCTTGACCACCTTGCTGACCTTTCGATCCTTTGCAGGCTCCATCTCAAATCCCGGAGCCTATCGACATAAGAGAGAAGGTCATGTGGACCAATCAGATCATCCAATACTGTGGTCAGGTTCTAAGAATAATCATTCAAGCGGCAGCTTAGCGAGGGTGCACCGCCTCACTTTGCTAACATATGAAATTGAACATTGATAAGTCGGGACGAACCGATCCTTCTCGTGACTCACTTGTTGACGAATGCTTTCCTGCTCCGAGTATGTGAATTCCTCGGACGCTTGGCTTTGTTCCGAGCTGCATGAATAAAGCGAGAAGTGGGATTGGGTCAGGTACCGGACTGAACAGAAATCCAGAATCCTGGGACAAATGTTGTCAGGAGTTGAACGGCACTTACCACGTCGTGATTTGGATGCGTTGAACGATGTCCATCCTGTTGATCTCAGTCAGTCTCTTGATAAGTGCTGTTTCTGGAACAAGTtaccattcatattcatatatctAATCATATTCATACTCAACTCAATTATTTtcgtacatttacaattttAGATTCCtactttctttttttgcaatattctaACATTATTGTGAttgaaaaataactttattgtggtaaaatTCTATTTAGTGGAATATGATTCTTACAttcttttctcataatattaaaatacaatactTGTACAATTCCAATACACTgccaaacccccccaaaaattgtTTCTACTCTtacaacattatgactttattcttgtgaaattagaGATTAGATTATTTTCTCTATGACATGAcgattataaaatgtatatatttttccttcCAATATCCCACCATTTTGTTCCTGTGAAATGCTTTCGTCCCACAAGTAGTACTTTATTCGTATTCATTACCCTGCGCaatcacaactttattcctgGTAAAGGTattggaatatttcaactttattctttatttattagatATGACTTGCAAAatgataactttattttgtGAGATTCAGTAATTGAGTTAATAAGACATGAATTCATATAGTAAAACATTCTGCAGAAGTACTATTTTGaggtatttttctcataatattccaattcGTAGGTGTCGTCATACCTGTGGCTCCTTCTTTCTCCATCCAATGATTCAAAAGGGCAAAGCTTTGGTCTTGCAGGGAATTGGGATTTTCAGTCCTTATGGAGTGGATTTCCTCCCGGCTGAATCCCAGTTCTCTAGCTAGCTCTATTTGAAGAACACATCAAAGCAAATGGAAGTCATGGATGTGGGCGTACGGTAGAAGATGAAGATGTATTTATGGACCTGTCCAGCTGAAGCCCAGGTGGTCCGCTATCAGCAATAATGTCTGCTTTGGACTCTCTGCTGCGTCTATTGAAACAGGACACAAGCTGCTTGGCATCGGCTGTCAGTTCAATAGGCGCACTCACATCAGGCCACTTTTATCCTGTACCTTTACTTCATGATatacaatatgacaatatgacaatatgagGCTCACAACACTAGATTTTGCCCCAAAAATACGAGTTCTGCTTTGGCTGTGCTTGCACGCTGCAAGAGCGAAGAGTGAAGAactgtaaatgaaataaaaaacaagacgCCAAACATAGAAACGAGTGGGAGAAAGAAGCAGAGCGATAATAGCAGTCAAAGTAAATGGACCAAATTGGAAGAAAAGAGCGAAATGGAGGACAAGTGTGGCGAAGGAGTATTGACACGGATGTCAATTCAAATGTGGGGCCAATATCGCTTCAGGCTTTGTAACATTGGAAAAGAAATAAGAGATAAAAGAAGATTTCAACTATTTTGGAGGAAAGTTTCTTGGATGAAAAAGGACTTGGACGACTTCACGTGGTAATGGAGAAAAAAACGGTCTACGTTTACCGGGCACAGCCAAAGGTCCACCAAAGTCGAGCTGCGTAACTTCTCATGATACCATTCAACTTACTACTCTGCGGCCCACAGTGTACATTTCACAATTGATTCCATTTGAATGAATGTAAGCAAGACAACTTAGCCCCGCCCCTGCCCCGCCCCCAgctgtatacatatgtataacatatgtttatgttttaaagGTGgttttgtttgacttcctgGGCACAACATGCCTTGTGAGTGCGCCATTGAAAGACATCGTTAAAGCACAGAAgctaataaaggtaaaaaacCTCCAGGGTCCCAATACCTCGACGTAGAACAGGGTCCTCATGATGCGGTCTAACAGGAAACGTGTCCATCCCCACTGGATCCACGAGACTGCTCTCCTCCTCTGAATTGTCATCACTGGCGGGGACCTCCTGGTCTTTCCTCGCCTCTGCTAGCCTTTCCACGAGCTTTGCTGCCTCGTCGGTGATCTCATCGAAGAATTCGACGGACCTCTTGTGGCGTGGAATGGAGGAGGAAGTCCGGCCACTTTTAGCTTTGACTGGCAATCTGGATTGGAAGGGTTTAGCCTCTCCTTTACTGCTCTGTCTGGCGGAGACCCCCTCGGAGAGGTTCTTAGTCTTTAGTCCTCCTGTGTTCTGTCCTGTTTCTGACTTTCTTGGCGTGGTCCGGTTTTTGTCTTGCTCAACCTCTTTGAAAGACTTTGCCTTGATGGGGATTCTGGATTTTGACACAGGCGAGGATGCAGATTTGGTTTTAGCTTTGAGAGGAAGACAACTCGCTTCAGAGGATTTGGGGGTCTCGATCACGGATTTGGATTCTTCCGGGGAGGAATCCGATGATTCCTGACCTTGCTCGGAGTATACGGATCTTGTAACGGTGGTGTCTGCTAACTCTACATTCATTATCATTTGATCCATGCAATCCAAATTGGAGGATTTGGGATTCTCCAGAGACCTAGCGGGTTTACTCGAAGCGGCGAATCCCATTTGAGGAATGTTCGACTCACAAGGCGCCGTCTCATTCACCTCACGTGAAAGATGAAGAGCTTCTTCAGATTTGTCTGCATTATCCTCGGTGTTGACCTCCAGTTTTAGATTGAGGCCGACTTCTGACTTCTCAGAGCCCCCGTTGGGTTCTAGCGATTGCTCACCGATCTGGAAAAAGGCAAAACCTCCGCAACCACCTTCATCCTCTACGCTTCTTTTGGTCATATCGATAGCGCCGCTTCGAGTCATCTCAAAAAGCTTCCCCTCCTGGAAGAGAAACGGGTTTGGCTCGCTAGTTGGCGTGCTCTCCTCGGTTTGGGTTTTACCGGGTGTCGAGGCAGGACTCGCCTGCTGGGAATGACCGCTTTCTCCTCCCACCACTAGATTGAGTATTTTCTGTTCTTCTACTTTGAGACAAGCTTCGTCATCCTTAGACCAGGAGGCCGCCGTGTCTACCTTTGCGGTGACACCCTTGGATTCGGTTCTGGGATGTTCTGCTTCTTCTGTATGCTCATAGATACAGTCCCCAGGTTTGAAGTCCCTCGCTTGACCAATCAGGCTTCCCTTGGCGTCATCGGTCACATGACTTTCTCCTTTGTTTTCTGCCAACTTCTGTAAGCTGTCCTCCTTTTGCTTGTCTGTTCGCTTCTGCTGACTAGCTACTCGTGGTTCCGGTGCGGTTTTCAGACTGGATTTGGACTGGTTTAGGTCTGCGTGGTGTTTCTCTTGTGCACCTGCTGAAAAAGAAGAGGGAGCTTTAATACGTTGGTCACAAAGAGGAGGGTTTAACTCTCCTGTGAGTGCTTTGGCCCCTATTTTACATTCTAGGTCTACGTCTGGTGTATGGTCTTCTTCTGGGTCTTCTTCCAGGATGACGGCTGCTGGTTTGAATTGAAAAGTCAGGCATGCGCGGTCAGGAGGTTTGGGATTTAGCTCGTAACTTACCTCCTCGGAACTAGGGGTATCAGGGCTGAGCGGACTCTTACCGGAACTCTGCTCGCCACTGTCCTCATCAGCCTCCAGATCTCGGAAAAGCCTCTCATGCAAGGTATCTTTCATTTGCGCAGGCTGAATTGAGGATTTACTCACGAAGGGTGGATCAACGGGGCTAGTCTCTAAGGAGTCCCGAGGAGGGGATCCCTCGGTCGGGCTTGGTTCAATGGAATCTGGGGACTTACGGGAGGAGGAGTCCGTAATGGGACTGCCGTCCAGGGAATCCCTGTGGCTTATGGTCAAAGAGTCATCAGCTAACGGACTGAGAGGATCTGAGTCTTGTCTTAAAGGTAACTCCAAGGACCTAGAAGCTTCAGAGGAAGCGAATGGCAATGCTAGCTGCTCTACAATGTCGCTATTAGCCTTTTTGGTCCTGGATGCAGACTCACCAAGGGGAGTTGATTCAGGAGACAGTTGGTCACTGGGTAAAGCGTTTTTTTCTTGGTTTGAGGTTTGTTCGGTTTTGGGAGAAAGACACAGACTTTCAGGACTTGTGCCGGGAGTGGCCAGACCTTCATGTTTACAGCTGTCCTCAAAACTTAGATGAGGCGTTCCGGAACTCTGCGAGTCAGCAACCCTGTCTGagttgtcatcatcatcaccaccttTTCCATAGTCTCGAGTTTTGGGTTTGGAATCCGGCGATAGTTCTTGAGAGTTTTGCTTTTCAGCTTTTCTGATtctgttttcctccattttggTTTTGGGCTCGTCCAACTCAGTCTTCGGGGTTCCATGGGTTTTCTGAAAAACTTGCATCAGCTCTTTAACCGAGACCGTCTCCTCTGCGGCATCAGTAGGTTTTGGAGGACCGCTTCTAAACGTGGGGGTTTCTTTGACTTTTGGAGAAGATAGCAAAGGTTTAACTCTGCTGCCGACACTTTTCCCTTCTTGCTCTGcttcaacttttttttgcaaggCTTTGACTTTGTCCTTTATGGACCCGATGGGGGTCTCTTCAATCAGTGGAGACTTGACTGGTCCCCGTAGAGGATGTTGGCCATCTGTCGGAGTTGTTGATTTAGTGGATCCATCATGGATGTTGCTCTGTTTTTTGGGCGTATCCAGGAGGTATTCCTTAAGATCACTAGGGTTCACCTCGTCACATGATCCACTCCGAAGTATTTGACTAACTTTCTCGAGGTCCTCTTTGACTTTCTCCAAATCCTTCTCAGTTATTTCTAATGGTTCCCCTCTCGGAACGTCACCCGTCCCCTCCTTCTCAGGACCGGAGCCTTCTTCCAAGGATTTTTCAGAAGATGTCAAAATGGCCGTCATTTTCATCAAGTCCCGTTTCATCTCTGACACGTCGGATAGGAGGTCAGGTTCTCGATTGGGCTTGGATTGCTGGATATCTGATGTCTCCGCCACCGTTTGGTCTTCCCGGGAGaacaagtaaaataatatagaaataatatagaaaattcaaataaaaaggaGAGATATTTGAGATTGTTGTCAGGTCAATAGTAAAAATGTACACCCCTTGCcccaagaaaaataaaaaaaatattaaacagtACTTTTGTTTAGAATATACTACTTACAGtacattcaacaaaaaaataaacacttttgtttttgctcccattttacATGAGCTGAACTGAAAAATGGATATGCCTTTTGATTTCTTCATCAAACAAAGTGCCGAAACTCAGGAGGAGTGGAAGGGGGACTGTATGCTGTATCTTAAAAACTGACCTATTGATGATCCATCAACTGACCATAAGTAAAGTTACCCAAGCTGGATGTTAACAAATATGACGGTGAAATATCCATATGGCATGAATTTTTGGCTCATTTTGAGACTTCTGTTAATGAGAAGATCGGGAtgagcaaaaaagaaaaactcccaATCTGAGAAAGCAACTATGATACTTCCACAGAGATGCTTATGGAAAGATATGGGAAAAAAGACACGCTTGCGAGGACACGCATGTCAAAATGACTGAACTCCACAGACATCTTAATAATGAACTCCACATaagaggcgtggcgtcccgagTCATTTCACATTCATATGGAGTATTGTTGTGCCACGTTTGGCTCCAGTTGATCCAAGACGATCCTGTTCTTGGCTATAAACGTGAAACGGGTTCGGGCCATGAATTGAATGTAGACCTTTTGAATACATAGACAAAGATTAAGATCTTTGAGTTCAGCAAAAATCAAAGTATTCATTTGAGTTAATtagctttattttagtttggtTGAAATGGTGagacttgtacttgtacttttgacttgacttgtacTTTTTTCATTTGGTTGAAAAAGTGAAATGCAACTTGCAACAGCTTCTTACGTATCGGGCGGCAACCACTAGCATCACGGCACCTACCATGTTTACGTATTTGTTTATTTCCTTTGTTTCAGCCTTTTTctttgaggtggaaaaagtTCAAAGTTTCAGATTGACTCTGAAAATCCTTAGTCGAAGACAGCACTAAAAAATTCtagaaaatacaaacatttttaaaaccggatttattgtaatgtattaaatatatatatatttttttaatcctcaAAATATCcaactgtttttcaaaaatatattggtCTGGCTTGCTTGAAGTTtccaaaaattatgactttattgttgtaatatctCATTTACCTGTAACCTTTGACTCATAAGATCAATCAATTGAAATagtaaaatattaacaaatcaaaaaacacaacttcTAATATAACTAGGGTTTCTTTTgtgagtattttttaaaaataaaaatacaataaaatgaaaatacaaaaaaatacaaaataagacttTCTCCTGAAAGTATGAAGAAAGACATTCTCTTATACTTATAAATACCGCTTtctcaaaataaatatttttctcaaaatgtaCAACCTTTTCTTCTCCACGATAAAATAGGACTTTTGTCTTGATAGAATAAGATTGTTTTTCTCCAATATATACAACTTGAAGTCAGGAAGAGAAGAAAAGGCAGGATGTGGGATGTCCGTGGGCATGCAAATGGTTATGTAATATTCAATATGAAAGACTCTtcgtaatataaaaatacaaataaaattgaaaataaaactaAGATGGTAATGGCTTACATTTTTGTAGTGTTGTGttggtctgaaaaaaaaatacagaaaaaagatcagtaactgtaacatttgaTACATTTTCTGTTTCAAGTATAGAAAGTATTTATTATGTGTCGTTACCTCGTCATCTTGATCAGAATCCGAGTCCTTTTTTCAAAGCAAGAAGCAGGAAGAAGAGCAAAgacaaaaagtgcattttttcagCAAATCCTGAAATTAAATATCAAAATTACGAGACATCAATAAGGCcagaaaatgtcaacaatttttttgttgggaaaggGATATGACAGATTTTCTAGTATttttttgatgacatttttatttactgAATAGCATTTTTCCATTGAGCAACATTTTGTATTATTCCTTGGCAACagcttttattacatttatgatTTTGGCATTTGTTGAATTTGTTACTGACTTTATGACAATGTCATTTCTGGAATAGCATTTTGTACTTATTCTTTTTCTCCTAAATGTTtaatcatagaaaataagaGTAGAAAAGTGCAGATTTTTTCACCTTACAATATGATGGCAGCGTAATGTTGAGGTTGCACACAGCGTTTTGTCCATGTGACCAGTAAGTGCGAGGTTCCTTCATAAAACACAAGCGTCCACAAAGCTCCTGAGTGTTATCTCTGATCtgcagaaagaaaaaagaaaaaccacCAGAAATATAGCCAGCTAGTAATGCATTAGCGATTGACATGAAAACTTAGCTTACTTTGATGAATAGTGTTAGCTGGTTCTCCTTAAAGGCCAAAAACCTAAAGACGTGATGCTGCCCACTTTTGACGAGAGGAACCATGTTCCCGTAGCAGTCTGCATAGATGGGCTTTCCTTCTAGAACCTACCAACCAAAAAATACaggagatatgttttttttcaaatcggagaaaaaagttgtacattttccaGACAAAAAGTTGTACAGTGAAAAGTTGTCATCGAGGAATATTGTTGACTATCTTGAAAATATCTGACTCGTGTCTCACAAAAGTACACAACTTTCTTCTCAAGAATACACATGAATTgagcttatttactcttattatgtctcctactgtatgacttttttttctcggaTGTATCTAATGTTTTCTCAAACACACGTCTGAAAATCTCTGAAAAACATCTCTGTGACtattttttctctccaaaatatacaacttatgataaaaaataatccaCTTTTTTCTTATGACGTTCTTTTTCCCCCTATAATAAACCGTATTTTCCAAAGCAGAAGTCGCTTTTTCAGTCAGTCAGTGGACAATAAGTTTGATAAATGATACATTTCATCTTGAGAGGGAAGTTCTAGTAATAATATACAAATGGAGAACAGGATAAATAGGCATCAACGTAACGTGAATGGGTGGTATGTTCATGTATCAAGAGTTATTCCCATAACTATAGCctaaacaacataacataacttttATGTTTACTTGCAACGTGCAATCTGCAcaatatgattttcttttcgGGGGCAAATATTCAACTTTTATCCTTACCTCAACATCGCGGCTGCGGGCCACCTGGGAGAAGTTCTGCTGTTCCAGCGTCTTGTCCACTTTGTCATCCGTCATGCAAAAGCAGCGCAGTCGAGCCTCGATGGGGTCGTGCATTTTGGCGAAGACCAGGAACTTGGCCATGTAAGGCACGCAGATGATCTCCCGGTACACTTGCGAAGAGAAACTTACCGACTCCTGCACTTGTCGACAATCAATGAGCCAGAACCTGCGGGATGACTGAGGTCAGGTGTGTCTTCAAATACCTGGCACAGGAGGCGTGTTACCTGGCAGAGACGTTGGTGGTGAAGGACACGCGGTCACTGACGAACGTTAGCGGGGTAGTTCCGGTGATATCCTCCCACTGGGCTGGCGTTGttccacctaaaaaaaaaaaagacccaataGCAAAAAACTGCATGCAGTTTCTACTTttagatagataaatagatagatagatactgtaAGCTATCAGTCGCTAGCTGTACAATCTGTAGCTACCAGTAGCCGATTAACTTCACTGTAAGCTATCAGTAGCTAGCTGTACAATCTGTAGCCGACTAACTTCACTGTAAGCTATCAGTAGCTAGCTGTACAATCTGTAGCCGACTAACTTCACTGTAAGCTATCAGTAGCTAGCTGTACAATCTGTAGCTACCAGTAGCCGACTAACTTCACTGTAAGCTATCAGTAGCTAGCTGTACAATCTGTAGCTATCAGTAGCCGACTAACTTCACTGTAAGCTATCAGTAGCTAGCTGTACAATCTGTAGCTATCAGTAGCCGACTAACTTCACTGTAAGCTATCAGTAGCTAGCTGTACAATCTGTAGCTATCTGTAGCCGACTAACTTCACTGTAAGCTATCAGTAGCTAGCTGTACAATCTGTAGCTATCAGTAGCCGACTAACTTCACTGTAAGCTATCAGTAGCTAGCTGTACAATCTGTAGCCGACTAACTTCACTGTAAGCTATCAGTAGCTAGCTGTACAATCTGTAGCTATCAGTAGCCGACTAACTTCACTGTAAGCTATCAGTAGCTAGCTGTACAATCTGTAGCTATCAGTAGCCGACTAACTTCACTGTAAGCTATCAGTAGCTAGCTGTACTGATATGCGCCGTTTCGCCCGTACATGGGAATCTGAATTTCTGAGTTCCTAGTCAGAAGTTTGAACTGGAATGGCCCCCGAAGTCAGATTTTCTACTCCTCACGACTCCCGAGTTGGCTTTCAAAGATGGCTGGACCGAGTGTAAACAATAAGTAGAAGCTGCTGTAATAAACTTTGGTGACCTGTTTATTTCAGCTCAAGAATGGATTTTGTGGGGGTGGTCATCTAATTTTCCAAGTTCGCACCTGGAACGCCGATATGTCGGCTCTGACATCATTCTGACAGCAATAGCTAATATTACTATGAGCTATCTGCAGTGTTAGCTATCTGTAGCTGTTCCAATACCTGTGATGCTACATAACAGTCGTAAGGTTGGCATGTCTCGTCCCAAACTGTGCTGGAGACCTGCCGGGTCAGAGTATCCTTTGGGTACCGGCATGGTCACCGTGATGGGTTTGTGGAACTTCCGACGACGAGGTTCCAGAGTGACGATGGGGCTGAAGCTGGACTTGTGCCCGAGAGTCCTCTGGACGATATCAACGCTGACAGACTGGGcctttttgcacaaaaaaacagaatattacttttttttctcaaaatgtaaTCTACATCTTTCTtcttaactttttttcttgaaaaaagaatattttattgcaaaaaagaacctttttttcccctggAATATCAAActtttttgtgcaaaatataAACTTATTTCCTGAAAATATATAG
Coding sequences within it:
- the ank2b gene encoding ankyrin-2b isoform X8, whose amino-acid sequence is MAHAAAHIKKARSEMDQPADLKALEKAKERRRRSREQAKRKSDSNTSFLRAARAGNIDKVLEYLKGGVDINTCNQNGLNALHLAAKEGHVDLVQQLLDRGVALNSATKKGNTALHISSLAGQAEVVKILVKQGADINTQSQNGFTPLYMAAQENHLDVVRYLLENGGNQSTATEDGFTPLAIALQQGHNQVVSILLENDTKGKVRLPALHIAARKDDTKSAALLLQNDHNADVQSKMMVNRTTESGFTPLHIAAHYGNVNVATLLLNRGAAVDFLARNGITPLHVASKRGNTNMVCLLLDRGCQIDAKTRDGLTPLHCAARSGHDVTVELLLERGAPLLARTKNGLSPLHMAAQGDHAECVKHLLEHKAPIGDVTLDYLTALHVAAHCGHYRVTKLLLDKRANPNARALNGFTPLHIACKKNRVKVMELLVKYGASIQAITESGLTPIHVAAFMGHLNIVLLLLQNGASPDRSNIRGETSLHMAARAGQVEVVRCLLRNGAMVDARAREEQTPLHIAARLGKTEIVQLLLQHMAHPDAATANGYTPLHIAAKEGQMETASILLEAGASHSLATKKGFTPLHVASKYGSLDVAKLLLQRRAPPDAAGKNGLTPLHVAAHYDNQNVALLLLEKGANPHAVAKNGYTPLHIASKKNQMEVASALLKHSADTNVVTKQEVTPLHLASEDGQADMTALLLSNGAHVNTPTKCGLTALHLAAQDDKVAVAEILARNGANLNQQTKLGYTPLIVACHYGNAKMVNFLLQNGASVTVKTKNGYTPLHQAAQQGNTHIINILLQYGAKPNAITVNGNTALGIAQRLGYISVVDTLRVVTEEIVTMTTTVTEKHKLNVPETMTEVLDVSDEEGDDTMTGDGGEYLRAEDLRELGDDSLPGQYLDSMSYLCFSQEGAHTVSSERSFTPTRRNYYHKHQSTMEEMLNCQISAFARENETDSYRMGWGTENLDNIALSSSPAHSCHSSPCHDHADHSSFLVSFMVDARGGSMCGFRHNGLRIVIPPRTCGAPTRVTCRLVKRHRLASMSPIVEAEGLAGRFIEAAPSGGHLLGKLHLPSAPPPLNEGESLVSRILQLGPPGTNFLGPVIVEVPHFASLRGGERELVILRSETGDSWKEHHCEHTQEELNQILNSMDEELDSPEELQKKRICRIITRDFPQYFAVVSRVRQDSILIGPEGGVLSSTVVPQVQAVFPEGALTKRIRVGLQAQSVSVDIVQRTLGHKSSFSPIVTLEPRRRKFHKPITVTMPVPKGYSDPAGLQHSLGRDMPTLRLLCSITGGTTPAQWEDITGTTPLTFVSDRVSFTTNVSARFWLIDCRQVQESVSFSSQVYREIICVPYMAKFLVFAKMHDPIEARLRCFCMTDDKVDKTLEQQNFSQVARSRDVEVLEGKPIYADCYGNMVPLVKSGQHHVFRFLAFKENQLTLFIKIRDNTQELCGRLCFMKEPRTYWSHGQNAVCNLNITLPSYCKDSDSDQDDETNTTLQKYQTVAETSDIQQSKPNREPDLLSDVSEMKRDLMKMTAILTSSEKSLEEGSGPEKEGTGDVPRGEPLEITEKDLEKVKEDLEKVSQILRSGSCDEVNPSDLKEYLLDTPKKQSNIHDGSTKSTTPTDGQHPLRGPVKSPLIEETPIGSIKDKVKALQKKVEAEQEGKSVGSRVKPLLSSPKVKETPTFRSGPPKPTDAAEETVSVKELMQVFQKTHGTPKTELDEPKTKMEENRIRKAEKQNSQELSPDSKPKTRDYGKGGDDDDNSDRVADSQSSGTPHLSFEDSCKHEGLATPGTSPESLCLSPKTEQTSNQEKNALPSDQLSPESTPLGAQEKHHADLNQSKSSLKTAPEPRVASQQKRTDKQKEDSLQKLAENKGESHVTDDAKGSLIGQARDFKPGDCIYEHTEEAEHPRTESKGVTAKVDTAASWSKDDEACLKVEEQKILNLVVGGESGHSQQASPASTPGKTQTEESTPTSEPNPFLFQEGKLFEMTRSGAIDMTKRSVEDEGGCGGFAFFQIGEQSLEPNGGSEKSEVGLNLKLEVNTEDNADKSEEALHLSREVNETAPCESNIPQMGFAASSKPARSLENPKSSNLDCMDQMIMNVELADTTVTRSVYSEQGQESSDSSPEESKSVIETPKSSEASCLPLKAKTKSASSPVSKSRIPIKAKSFKEVEQDKNRTTPRKSETGQNTGGLKTKNLSEGVSARQSSKGEAKPFQSRLPVKAKSGRTSSSIPRHKRSVEFFDEITDEAAKLVERLAEARKDQEVPASDDNSEEESSLVDPVGMDTFPVRPHHEDPVLRRDAAESPKQTLLLIADHLGFSWTELARELGFSREEIHSIRTENPNSLQDQSFALLNHWMEKEGATETALIKRLTEINRMDIVQRIQITTCSEQSQASEEFTYSEQESIRQQAPGFEMEPAKDRKVSKVVKTTVVTRARTEDTRRNLDKKPDGPPDAKSSTPMN